One genomic segment of Chelonia mydas isolate rCheMyd1 chromosome 1, rCheMyd1.pri.v2, whole genome shotgun sequence includes these proteins:
- the LOC102938880 gene encoding olfactory receptor 52R1: MYVIVILENFTILFIVKREQSVHEPMYYFLCMLAITDLVLSTSTMPKMLAIFWFNSNEIVFSACLTQLYFVHCFSAIESGIFVAMAVDQYMAICHPPRHSTILTNRMVAKIGLVMVLRGSMLALLYPFLARRWPYCRTSIIPHTHCEHMYVVKLACADIRISSYYGLLVVFCVICRDVFFIVMSYTQILRAIFSLPTKDARLKTFGTSRFGHDLPLHFLVFIANMYLLMPPMLNPIIYGVRTKQIRYRLLRLFTHKGT, translated from the exons ATGTACGTCATAGTCATCTTGGAGAACTTCACCATCCTCTTCATCGTGAAGAGGGAGCAGAGcgtccatgagcccatgtactatttcctctgcatgctggccatcACCGACCTGGTCTTGTCCACTTCCACCATGCCCAAAATGCTGGcaatcttctggttcaattccaacGAGATAgttttcagtgcctgcctcacccagctgTACTTTGTTCACTGCTTCTCAGCGATCGAGTCTGGAATCTTCGTGGCCATGGCTGTGGACCAGTACatggccatctgccatcccccgagacattccaccatcctgacaaaccGCATGGTGGCCAAGATTGGCCTGGTCATGGTGCTGCGTGGCAGCATGCTCGCACTGCTCTATCCCTTCCTGGCAAGgcggtggccatattgcagaaccagcATCATCCCCCATACGCACTGTGAGCACATGTATGTGGTAAAGCTGGCCTGTGCCGACATCCGTATCAGTAGTTACTATGGCCTATTGGTGGTATTTTGTGTGATTTGTCGGGATGTGTTTTTTATTGTCATGTCGTATACCCAGATCCttagggccatcttcagcctcccaacAAAGGACGCCCGGctcaagacttttgggacct CCCGATTTGGGCATGATTTGCCCcttcatttccttgtttttattgCCAACATGTACCTCCTTATGCCCCCAatgctaaaccccatcatctatggggtgaggaccaaacagatccggTACAGGCTTCTCCGGCTCTTTACGCATAAAGGGACTTAA
- the LOC102938665 gene encoding olfactory receptor 52M1: MSDSNTTDFANPSTFILLGIPGLEAAHVWISIPFCAMYAIAVLGNVSILFIVKMEQSLHEPMYYFLCMLAVTDLVLSTSTVPKMLRIFWFNSREIDFSACLTQMYFLHCFVVTESGIFVAMAFDRYVAICDPLRHSTILTNPLVAKIGVAVALRGSMLVLPLILVARRWPYCRTNIIPHSYCEHMAVVKLACTEIHVSNYYSLSVVFCVFGLDMILIALSYTQILKAIFRLPTKDARLKTSGTCGSHLCAILAFYVPCLFSALTYRFGKNMALHFHVLTASIYLLVPPMLNPIIYGVRTKQIRDRLLRLFTHKGT; this comes from the coding sequence atgtcagattccaacacaactgACTTCGCCAACCCCTcgaccttcatcctgctgggcattcctggcctggaggccgcccacgtctggatctccatccccttctgtgccATGTACGCCATAGCCGTCTTGGGAAACGTCAGCATTCTCTTCATTGTGAAGATGGAGCAgagcctccatgagcccatgtactatttcctctgcatgctggctgtcaccgACCTGGTCCTGTCCACGTCCACTGTGCCCAAAATGTTGAggatcttctggttcaattccagagAGAtcgatttcagtgcctgcctcacccagatgtacttcctTCACTGCTTCGTAGTAACAGAGTCTGGGATATTtgtggccatggcttttgatcgTTATGTGGCCATCTGTGATCcgctgagacattccaccatcctgacaaacccCCTGGTGGCCAAAATCGGGGTGGCCGTGGCGCTGCGTGGCAGCATGCTCGTGCTCCCCTTAATTCTAGTGGCAAGgcggtggccatattgcagaaccaacatcataCCCCACTCATACTGCGAGCACATGGCCGTGGTTAAACTGGCCTGCACTGAAATCCATGTCAGTAATTACTACAGCCTCTCTGTGGTATTCTGTGTATTTGGTCTGGATATGATTTTAATTGCTCTGTCCTATACCCAGATCCTCAAGGCCATCTTTCGTctccccacaaaggatgcccGTCTCAAGACTTCTGGGACCTGCGGCTCCCATCTCTGTGCCATCTTAGCCTTCTACGTCCCATGTCTCTTCTCTGCCCTCACTTACCGCTTTGGAAAGAATATGGCCCTGCATTTCCACGTTCTCACTGCCAGCATTTACCTTCTGGtgccccccatgctaaaccccatTATCTATGGGGTAaggaccaaacagatccgggACAGGCTGCTTCGGCTCTTTACTCATAAAGGGACCTAA
- the LOC119565205 gene encoding olfactory receptor 52R1-like, producing MSDSNTTDFTNPSTFILLGIPGLEAVHGWISIPFCTMYIIAILGNVTILFIVKSEPSLHVPMYYFLCMLDITDLVVSTSILPKMLAIFWFNFREIDFSACLTQLYFIHCFSGMESGIFVAMALDRYVAICHPLRHSTILTNPMVAKMGLAVVLRGAILALPYPFLVRQWPYCRTNIIPQTFCTHIFVVKLACADTRVSSYYGLSVLLCVMGLDGIFIAVSYTVILRAIFSLPTKDAQIKTFGTCISHLSAILTFYIPGLFSSLTYRFGQNVPLHFHVLIGNMSLLVPPMLNPIIYGVRTKQMRDRLLRFITHKETNIFPWCSGSQTELHAGDMVLGRIP from the coding sequence atgtcagattccaacacaaccgacttcaccaacccctccaccttcatcctgctgggcattcctggcctggaggcagtCCATggctggatctccatccccttctgcaccatgtacatcatagccatcttggggaacgtcaccatcctgttcattgtAAAGAGCGAACCAAGCCTCCATgtgcccatgtactatttcctctgcatgctggacATCACCGACCTGGTCGTGTCTACGTCCATCCTGCCCAAAATGCTGGCAATCTTCTGGTTCAATTTCAGGGAGAttgatttcagtgcctgcctcacccagctgtacttcattcactgcttctcagggatGGAGTCTGGGATCTTCGTGGCCATGGCTCtggatcgctacgtggccatctgccatcccctgagacattccaccatcctgacaaacccTATGGTGGCCAAGATGggcctggccgtggtgctgcgAGGTGCCATACTCGCACTGCCCTATCCCTTCCTGGTAAGACAGTGGCcgtattgcagaaccaacatcatcccccagACATTCTGCACACACATATtcgtggtgaagctggcctgcgcTGACACCCGCGTCAGTAGTTACTACGGCCTCTCTGTGCTACTCTGCGTAATGGGTCTGGATGGGATTTTTATTGCTGTGTCCTATACCGTAAttctcagggccatcttcagcctccccacaaaggacgcCCAGATCAAGACTTTTGgaacctgcatctcccacctcagtgccatcttaaccttttacatcccaggtctcttctcctccctcacaTACCGTTTTGGACAGAATGTGCCCCTGCATTTCCATGTTCTTATTGGCAACATGAGCCTACTGGtgccccccatgctaaaccccatcatctacggggtgaggaccaaacagatGCGGGACAGGCTGCTCCGGTTCATTACTCATAAGGAGACTAACATTTTCCCCTGGTGCTCTGGTTCTCAGACCGAGCTCCATGCTGGTGACATGGTGCTGGGCCGCATTCCTTGA